ttagttaaataaaacaatttaaatgtctgtctggtgatgttctcctcctaatacagcctaGCAAGAATATCCTCCAACTATTAATGATTAacttgttgaattggagatagttcaccccCCAGTAACTTCATAAACACCTCTCAATGTTTCAATtacttttggtaaatgaaataaccaatcactCATTttttgatatagctgtaaaacgaatctgaaaagttttcaaaataaatcactgtttaaaaatgtatagtgtgtaccttctaaaaatgaaacctacatctatctctgaagAATCTGTATTAatgttataacaaccaacaagtaTGCACGTTTATGTAGAAAatcatgattaaatcgagtcttcctgactagcgatttaaatcatgatttaaatcaatttgattttaaatcaaatccaccctgactgGAATTCAGTATGGATCAATTTCACGATATACCCCACATTTTTGTCTGTATGACTGCGGTTTAATAGGGATGGCTGTTCCATGTACTGGGGATGCCTTCAATTGATTTAGCTGCGCTTAGGCCTACTGTACAGGGGGTTTTAATTTGAAATGGTTTCTGTAAGTTTTCTCCTTTAATTAAAGGGGTCCATCCCACTGCTGTGAGTCAGGCAGAAAGTATCATTTTGATTCACCCCAATTTAATTTGCTCCTTCTATGCCAACCACACATGCTATCTGTTTTGATGGGCATCTCACAGCTGCTATTGCTACAGGCAGTGGGCAAGCGGCAAATTTCTCTTAATGGAGAAAGGGGCATTCCTATTAAGAAGATTCTATTGTGACAGAGGCTGTGACACTTTACTGCAGAAATATTACGGTTCCTTGCGCTTATGTCACATTATTCCTTTCTCACATGGCACCAGGATAGGAGATTTGTACTTACGGCTGCCATCTCCAAAGCTCAGTTTTCTTTTCCGAGAAGCCAACAGGGAAGCTCTATTAGCTTAGCTGCTGTAAGCAGAGccatgtgaattttttttccacagcaaaAAGTAAATTAACAGAGAGATGCATTTTTGGGGCACccaaactatttgcaaattcaaGCCAAATTTGGTGAACTgttttggcagaaaaaaaaaggattttttttttttttaaagagtcacAATGGTTTGTTAtcaccatttcaaaacaaaaccttttgacttttctttttgaaatgattttgtttagaaaattggctaaataaaaaaagcaaaaacactcCAAAATGACACAGAACAACTATATGTTGTGGCACTATGCATCATATTCTTCCTAGAGATATGATATTAATATGGCATAATTAAGATATGTTCTACACAAGATTAGTCATGTGAgtatcattggaaagattatgatttactgaatatgattatcttatttgtaggcatttatcatttctgtatcgaagttaggaatattgactatgtaacaattacaactgggtttacacctggggaatgcccaccagataGAATGTGATCAAactggatgggccattagggagaacaataggactttgaagatgctaatttCTCACCTTCCTGACAAGCtttctgggatgctgctttgacactgcagagtcatgtgatcatgtcacctggtactggactccatcttggacaactagtatttttccactaatagggggtggggagtgagttAATCAGGGgtcattcttcactgaatcctcGCCCAGGATGACTCCTGGAAACATCTaggaaacatctaagaaacaaagaggggaggggagaagagccgAGCCCAGGCTGGAAAAAGGCGTCTGCTCTGTGAAATAAATGCCTacaacaacatttagggtgaggaATTACTACTggtaaccagtttctttaatgtagtaagcttagtttgcatgtttgttttatttgttcagtaacctgctttgatctgtttgctatcccttataatcacttaaaatctatctttggtagttaataaacttattttttccctttaaaccagtttgtggaattcataattGGGGGACAAAAAGCTGAACAGATctccctccacactgagggagggaacGAATTTCATGAACTTACGCTGTACAGttttctgtgcagcgcaagactATACAATTTTGGGTTTTCTCTCCAGAGGGGGAGTGCACTAAGTGCTGGGCAAGTCCCTAGCTGTTTTCCCAGGCAGAACTGATTTCAGTGTGTGTCATTCTGCgactgggtgtgtccctacctgtgtttgtgctgcagcaggcttgagggcctggctcaggaGGGCAGTACAAGGGAGCCCTGACTGGTAGAACcggagggctcagtggtatcccagtacaTCAGATGGCACCCTGGAGTGGGGGGTAACCCGTCACATGTATGCTTTCTCATTTGTAAGAAAAACccagtttgtttaaaaatgaatcaaaacttttcaaaccaaaccaaaccaaataaaacaaaaaaaccgtTCACTCAGCTTTAGTTATCATTGAACATCATTTTTCTGTCTAAACAGAGTAATCCCATTTTGTTTAGTATTTACATAGAATAGCTAACTAGGAATGAACTTGAATTCCATCACTTCTCCATCATGCTCATTGCCCTAGAATGACTCATCTTCATCTTCCTTAATTCTTCAGAAGAAATGCTATCCAGCCTtgagacttgtctacacttgcattttatagagctctaacttgctggctcaggggagtgaaaaatcacAACCCCTCAGCACAGCAAGTTTGAGCGCTTTAAAGCTCTAGTGTGAACAGGCTCCGAGCgctgggagctattcccctcgtggaggtggattacctggaGTGCTGGGAGTGCTCCCGCAGCACCACTTTGAAGTTTCTTTAGATGTAGCCCTACTGGTTTTCGATCATCTGTCAAGCTTATTAGTGATCCAAAATAGTATCTTAAATTAAGTGActgttgaacattttaaaatctctccttttATACTAAGTGGTGGCAAAATTTAAAAACCTATTTTAGTGATTTTATTGTCGATTTCCTTTAATGCTATTTAGACTTCACCCTTTAATGGTATTTTTATTCAGGCCGGAAAATGACTGTGAATTTGTATGAATGGCCTCTTCTTTCATTAGAATTGTTCTGTAGACTCTAATATCTTAGgttttgcttctttttaaaatttgcctTCCTATCTTCATTTTTCCCAACCATCCATTTAAATTAAACCCCTGGTTATTTTCTCTGACATTGTACAAGAGTCCAGGAACTCATTTCCTTATGCCtgcattataaatatttacagaaaaacagcttattttttaatctaattcCCCATAAGCCATAACATTTTAACTCTAGATCTAGTGCAGATTTCATTATAATGCTAACCACAAACTCTGATTTTCTGAAGTCCCCAGTGTCAGTGTCTGAAGATGCTTCTATTTTTATCATCCAGCTCCCACTGGTAGGGAAGGTCAGGGCTCATATAGCTATTTCCATACTCAAGACTGGGAATCTTGCCTTTGTCACACACACTAGTTGGCCCAGTTCTGTAATCACTCTGTGGAGCTTCTGTtgacttccacacacacacacggctccTACACTCAAGACAGGTAGATATTCCCTGCAGAAACAGCCATGCTAACAAAGACTATTCCAAGATCCAAGCCTCTCCAAAGCTCAGGGGAATTTAAATTAGCCGTTTTGGTTTGAGCTCTATCTTTGTTTTTTATGGGCAGCTCAGTAACAAGAATGATGCTCAGATGCCATGGGGATGGGTGCCAGTGTAAGAACTGAGGTAGAGATACGCAGATAGAGGAGTACAACTGCTGCTACTTCTGCAAGAAGCTGCTCCTTGGAAAGCCGGATCATgtactgttaaaaaaataattacacttACTGAACTCTACATGCCAAAGCAGGTTACCTGAACAGCTGATGAGAGAACAATGAAGCATTTACAGGCCCTCGAAGTTTCTAAAGAGACCCGCTGAATTGCAGTTATAGAGTAAGCAGCTGGAAAATCCATTACTACCACTGGGGCTTTATAACATGCTTTAATGTTACATAagagcagtgcctgcaggcacttAAGACAAGACTGTGCTAACCCACAGTAGCTGGCAGGCagctttctttaatttttttttaattgctctatTTGCTGACTTGCAATTAATCTGAGGGCAGGTCTCCATTCCCCCGGTGCACTCAGTATTTAGTATGGAGTAACTGTgaaacaccaaacaaacaaaaagtggcCAAGTGCATTTTGTGGATTCTggtggagttacatcagggaaGAATCTGAcataatgggctaaattctgaGTTATATTCCAAATCTAGGTCTCCCCACTTTACAGGCAATGCACTTCAGTCTTGACCTCTACTACTTCTGTTTATGTTAGCTTTAAGCTTATTCTGAGAAGAGACAAAGCAATTTAGCTTTGAATTTTAGAATCAGCCAATCATCTACAACTTCTTTTATTCCTCAGCTTTCCCAAGGGACTTTGATGAAGTTTTCCATTCACACCACAGTGAGAGCGGCCTTTACATCACGCAGCCTGAAGGAAGCTGCATGCTTGTGGTCCAGTGCTATAGATGGCTGCACTGGGTAGACAGTAATCCAGAGAAACAGCCACAACACTGAGCTcacctggtcagaagcctggatAACTGACAAATATGGCTTTGGCGACCTAGAGGGAGATCATTGGCTTGGCAATAAGTTTATCAACCTCATCACCAAGCAAAAATGGTACAAAGTCCGTATAAATTCAGTTGATGCCGAGGGCAGGCACAAACATGCAGAATACAACAGCTTTGTCATGAGAGACGAGGAAGATTTTTTACCAGCTGAAGTTAGGGACATACGAGGATAATGCGGGAGATTCTCTTAGCTCATCCAGAACCAAGAACATGCATGATAACATGAGATTTTCAGCTAAGGTTACTGATAATTACAGGACAAGTTTGGAAAATTGTGCAGATGTTAGTGGAGGGGGGCAGGTGGTATGATTCCTATTATGATGTCCAGCTGAACCGCACGGGTGGCCTtcactggcagacctcctgcgaGAGCGACTGTAGAAAATCAAGCATGTACTGAAGCCCATTCATATGTATTGCAACAGGGTTTAGAACACACTCCCATCCTGGTACACTGTAATCTGATGAGCTGATGCAAtgtttaatagaaaaataaaaatgcagactcGTGCTACCTTATCTTCTGCGAGCTACAGGTCTCTGCTTTCCTTATGGAAAGGGTGTCTGATTTTGATTCTCCTGCTAATAAAAATGTCTTTATAGCATGGTAAACCTCTCTGATCACATTCAACTGTCAGTAAGGAGCAAGCAACAGTGCAAATGGTACCAAATCCAATACAATTATTTTTCATCTAGCACACATGCTGTGCAGTGTCTTTTACCCAAGTCAAATATTTCTAAGTCAAGTCACTTGACATTAAGGGAAAATTCCAGCAATTTGTCATCAAAATCCCCCCGACCCCCAAAATAAACACATACATAAAATCTCTCTGATATACAGGTTGCTGATGAGGTATGAATATTCCTTTGGCTGGGCTCACAGTCCGTGGTGGTTATGGGTACAGACAATTTAGGAAAGCATGAATTCCACTGCTTGGTGTAGTCATTTGCACTAGTGGAGactgggtgtaaaatgctacatcATCAGAATGGTGGCATTTCACACTGACTTTGTGCTGGGAAAAATGACTACATGCGGtccagggcaatggagaatcaggtccactcTTTCTCTTAGATTAAAACGGTTCTTGGAGTGCTGCAGTTTTTAGGGACGTTTGAATCTGTTTTGAAAGAGCCGCCCGCCTGCCAACAAACGTGTTTAGCTTTGCTTTTACTCTCTCTTGaactatatttgtttttctttaataattatAAAATCTAGCTCTTATATAAAGTGCTTTTCACCAgtcaatctcaaagcactttaggaaGGTCAATATCATCTTCACTTTACAgagggtgaaactgaggcacacaaagaggtgaaatgacttgcccaaggtcacccagcagcagagacagaaatagAACCCAAAGCTCCAGAATCCCAGTCCTATGCTCTAGCCACTAGGGCCACACTTTATAGACAGAAGCTTTAAAGAATACAATCTGTTTCCTAAATATCCTGTATTCCTCAAAACCCGTCCCCCTTCCTTTAGCCTAATCCTTGTCCAAATGCCAGGTTCCCTGCCCAAATCCTCCAGTTTCACCCAATATATACTTACAGCTCTCCCCAGCCTTGCTTTTCCACCAAACATTTAAAGATTCACCCCACCTCTGGTGTTAGCCTTGCTCACTCAGCTCTTCCTACCAGCCTCCCTCCTATTACACTTCAGATGCAAAGCGACATAATGAAAATTAATTATTTCCATAAAGATTCCAACTCACTTAAAACAAAACGGTAAAAACCCTGTTCAAAGCACCTTGCTTCTCCCATGCAAATTAATGGGGAGAGCaagttttttcctgttttaatttaCCAACAGGCAGCAAGATGGCAGCTCCCATATTCTGAGTAAGTTGAAAATGGAAGAGTTAATGGCTCTCTTGACTTTTAGCCACAGCTCTGAATTGGGGATAAGGAGAAGCTGCCCCACACCAGCTGGACCACTCGGAGACACTGTGCCTTACAGcgtaagtggaaaaaaaaaatgtaattcacGAGCAGAATGAGAGCAACTTACACTGTGTttgtctagtccaggggtaggcaacctgtggcacgcgagatgattttcagtggcactcacactgcctgagtcctggccaccagtccggggggctctgcattttaatttaattttaaatgaagcttcttaaacatttaaaaaaccttatttaattatatattatagacttatagaaagagaccttctaaaaacgttaaaatgtatgactggaatgtgaaaccttaaattaaagtgactaaatgaagactcggcacagcacttctgaaagtctggTCTAGTCTATTTTAAATGTCTCGGGTGTGATAGAGCTCCCACCATTCCTTTAGGATGTACCATATGAGGGGTAGAGACtatgtataatatatacacacacacacactcacccctcTTTAAATTAATGCCACAAAAATTCTCTTTACCTTTTGCATTCTTTAGAAATTATTTCAAAACTATAGGCGAGTAAAGTACCAGCATTTCCAGATCAGTGTCTGAGAAGTAACACTCCCTGAGTGGGCTTTAGTGTTTAAGATGCATATAGGACAGAGGACTTTTGAAATAGGTCTTTAATTTTTTAAGAGATATGCGTCCAGtgaatgaaaaattaaacacTATTTCCAGACtatatgcaaaaataaaaaacagcacaCAAATGAagttgcgggggaggggagaggaaggcagTACAGTGGCGTTCCAAGAAAATACATAATTCACAAGTTTAAATCCAATCACTCCCTTCCTATGCCTGGGACACTCttaaaatattaatgatcaaGTCTCTTCTGGAAGTGTATGGAGCGTGCTTTAATCTGAACCAGTACCTAGGGAAAAGATTACCACTAGGGGCATAAATTTTCTCTCCTTGTTTGCCCAAAAGCATGCGGAGAGTCCTGTTGCGGGACAGGATTTTGTCGTAGAATTCCACCCCACCTCTGGCATAGTCTTTGGAAATTGTGGCCGCCCTTCTGTCCGACCTGTAGTCTAGTGTGTGGCTCACGGCATCATAAGCAAGAAAGTAGCCGACAAGTCCAATTGCTGCAATGGTGATGTTATAAATGCCTCGAAacaccctggggccagaatacaAGCCCAGAAGCTGCTTTATAGCCACCCCAGACAGACAGGTGCCAGCTAAGCAAGCAGGAGGCACAGCTGCATAAACTACAGGGCTATTGCTTTGCAAGTACACAATCTCTCTGGCAATGGCAAACTTCTGAGCCTCTGGTGAAAACATCAAGGCTTCCTTCAAAGCTAGCCCTTGTTTACTCTCCCAATCCACTTCTCTGCCATTTATCACGACGACACGGTTGACAATTCCTTGTCTGTCCGCCGCTGTGCTATTGAAATTGGCAGGGATGCCCACCAGAGAGCCTGCTGGCAGCCACGGGATCCCAGCACTCACTGGGTGGAAGCCAAAAGCTGCAAAGGGTTGGTAACAATTCACGGACTTCACGCCAACATCTTCCAGAACATCATGGAAGAGGCTGTGTAGTTTCTCTGAGAGCTCAGCTGGTTGCCCCTTACACCAGCACTGATACCACAGTTTGAACGTCTGCTCGGGAAAGACATGATAGGAAAGGTTAGCCCCAAACAGTCCTGCGCAGGAAACTGCCAACAAGCCAGTCCTGTGCTTCTCTACCAACGCAGCTGCCTTCCACAGGAACGGAACTGCCATAGCCAACTTCCAACCTGTTCATAACAACATACAAACAGGGAATTAAAAGATGCACATATGGGTCCCCTTTcattttaagattattttaaacaaacagagcCCGATATCCAGGAAATCATGCCACTGTATTTATACACAAAGGTATAAATACAAGTACAGTACAGCCCTATTACAACAAAGAAAATGCTGCACCTTTTTGCTATACAGAGATTTATCTCATGCTCTCGTGCTTCAGAATGCAAACTGGTTGATACAGAGGACCAGAAGGAATCaatccctttttctcctccattAAATCAGTTCATTGTAATAAGGGTAACATATCAGTATTATGGTAAAGTCACCACATCCATCTACTAACATATTCTGAACATAACAACCTGTTTTACCCAGTACCACATATCTGCCCCTTGCCAGAACAGTTTTCTGTAACTCAGATGATTTCTGTTCCATCAGTCACATAGTTTAGATATTAATGGCagagggatcattgtgatcatctagtctgaccctcctgtataacacaggctctTAAATTTCACCAAATTACCCTGTATCGAGTGCAATAAATTATGTTTGGCttaagcatatcttccagaaaggcatccagtcttggtCTGAAGACATCAAGCattggagaatccaccagttcCGTTGGTCGTCACAGTTAAAAATGTGCGCATTATTTCTAATTTGAGTTTGtttggcttcagcttctagccactggttcttgttatgcctttctccactagattaaagagccctttaatacctAGTATTTTCTCCCCTTGAAGATGCTTAaaacactgtaatcaagtcacctttcaatcttctttttgataaattgAACATATTGAGCGCTTTAAGACTCTCACtgcaaggcattttctccagccctcaaatcattttttgtggttcttctctgcatCCTCTTCAACTTGtcaacattctttaaaaaaaatgtggccaCCAGCAGCGTATGCAGTAATGAGATTGATACTGGACCAGTGCCATATACAGGGGTAAAATTGCCTCCATACTTCTACTCGCAGCTCTCCCATTTCTACATCCAAGGCttgcattagctctttttccCCATGGCATCGGACTGAAAATTCACATTGACTTGCTTGTCCATTATGACCTCTAAAACCTTTTCAGAGTTGTTGCTTTCCAGTATACAACCTCCCATTCTGTAGGCATGGCCAGCTTTCCTTGTTCCcagatatttaaatttattttatttagctgtataaaaaacacattttgtttgaatggtcCCAGCGTACCTAGTGATTCAGATGGGTCTGTATAACTGCCTTATTCTCATCATTTTTACCAGTCCTCCCATCTATGTCATCTGCGCATTTTATCAGCagcaattttatatttactttcagatcactgatgaaaatgaTGAATAACTTAGTGCCTAGTACTCATCCTTGAGTGACTCAAGAAACACACCAATTCAGCTATGATTCCCCACTGGCGATCATTTTTTCATTTAATGCGTAAAAAACCAGCATGATACAATATCAATAGTCATAAAGTCAAATACCTCATTAAAGCCTAAGTACATTAATGTGCGCAGTTGTGTTTATCAACCAAATGTGTAATCTCCTCAAAGAATGagatcaggtttgtttgacaatgCTTATTTTCCATAAAAGCATATTGACTGGTGTTAATTGTCATAACACACTTCATGTTAGATAGTGCCTTCCGTCAAAGAAAAAGACGGTTAAGATTTCATCAAGACTTGTTGACGAAGCAGAAATATTTTCAAGCAAAGTTGCAGTTTCTAAATTTGAGTGAAAGGCTGAAAATTATTCTGTTTTCAACAATTGAAAACCAAggcattttttgctttttttaaacagagcctgaaaaaattaaaaataaaaataaaaatcaggttatttgaaaataaaatacgtTATTGAACAGTTCTACATCTGAGGAGTCCAAAAATGATACTTCTAACAATAATTAAATCTAACGACGTACGGAAGATTATCCTCCtctcttttacagatggaggaaactaagacaaaggaaaagagaattaTTTGCCCAAATACCTGTAAAGAGAGACTAATCACCACTAGAGGAGGCACAGAGTGCAGCTAGTATTGCTGAAAGCTCTCTTGATTGGGAGTCGTTTGTTTGCTGATAGCATTACTCTCCTTATtctcccaggaaaaaaaaatgaacaaagaaagattcttccaaaaaaattcaaatggcCCTTTAAAGAGCTCTTTCTGAAATAATTACCTTCTTAAAAAAGAAGCGCACAAAAGGTAAACTAGTCTTGGCCAGGGCAGGACTTGCAACAGAAATAGTTTCTAAGCAGGAAACTCTTCTCCGACTCTttaaagagaaagatgaagggatGGGAAAATTTTAACCTGATAAATCCTTTAGTTCAAGATTTTCTGCTTCTCTGAGCACAGATGGTGGCATCAGTGATACCTATCGCTCCAGCCCAGCAAGTTTTTAGGCATAGAAGAGCTCTATGCTCACGTGGAAGCCCTGTGACTGTGGCATCTGCCCCCATAGGTCCTAGAATCACATCATTTTAGTAGGAGACATATAAAGATATACAGGGGGAAATCGGCCTGTCTCACTGATGATCAATGAGAACTGGAGGCCTAACTCccctctgtgcctttgaaaatctcctccctTAGCGATCAGCAGCAACAATGAGTATTAAACAGAAAAACCTAAAAGTGATCAAATTAATTGGATCTCTTTATAGTCTTacatttctctttcctcctcctagGACCCGACTTTCAGACTGTACATTTTCTGATGCAAGGACTGTCTTGATAAATGCCTTGTACAGCAGTGAGAACATAGCAGGTccttaataaataacaataatgccTATCGGCACAGAAATTAAGGCAGAACTATGATATCGTATTTAGCTATCATCTTACAGTCTACTCTTATGTTCTGTTACGATTTGAGATGCTGAGtccctcccctgcccatccccccaaAGAGACGTTTAAGTTCATCAAAGAAGATTAGGTTAAAGAGCACAATTTTCAGGATCAGGCACTAACATATTGGAAAAAGCCTCTCAATATTATAGCCAAGTTGTACATTTCAGTTACACTTCAGTGACATTGCTAATGATAAACCTGAAAAACCTCTTTGGCATTAGTGATTCTGGCATATTCACAAGGCTAATGTGTCATTGAAAATGTCACTTCATCTAAAGTGAAGCAGCCAGCACTTCAAAGGGAGATGATAATGTGACAAATGCCACTTTGAGCCAGATGGAGAATTGAACCAGTGACCTTCTGAGCTAAAAGTACACACCTTTACAGCTTCAGACCAAGAGGCAGGTCCTCAAGGGGTGCTCAGTAAAAGATTCATATGCTCAGAGGTACAGGAAACATGCTCTCAGCAGCACAAAACAACAGGCCTGCAAATAGTTTTCTTAAAAGCAACTATCCAGTTGTAGGGTTGGCTTAGCAGGAACCAAacttttaaaaaggttaaaagtaaaagaaagaaagaaaaaaaaaaaaaaaaaaaaaaaaaaggaaaaaaaaaaaaaatcatagaaaaaaaacaaaaaaatactttGTGCGAGATTTTGAAGACTTCTGCATAGATGATGCACATTTCAATATTGTCATTCATAGCTTCTCTTATTTTCCCTCTTCAAGTCATAATCCTCAATTTGAAAAATCATAACTTCCATAGCAGATAAGGCTTCAATCTTACAACTGAGCTCTGCCAGCACAGTGCTCGGAAGCCACGTGAGATGGCCCTTATGTCCATGCTGAGCTCATTACAGGCTTGGAACCTAGCTGCTCTACCACATACATACACAGTGTGGGGAATAAGCAGCGCAACCAGGGGAATTTGGAATAATcatcctgggttttttttccataaaaaccTATAGTAATAAAAACAAAGGACTGTTTCTCAATAGCTTTTTCAAGTGCTACCCAATCtttagaccagatcctcagctgctgtaaaccagGTTTGCAAACCAGCTAAGGACATGGTCGTTTAAGTGTACGATCGATATTTTTATTCATAATCATATATAACATACTTACAAAGAAGGCAACTGAAATCTAAGACTAAAGGAGGGCTTTTAATGGCACAAATTTTGGATTTTCTTACTTATTTGATCAGTCCCCATGGTTTACAACACTGGGCCCCAACATAAGGTGCAATGCTTTGTTTCTATCTTTGGGCCGCATCCTGCCTACAGTTCCTAACTCAAGCAAGGAGATCTATTGACATCCATGAGGACTAGTAGCATAGGACTGCAAGATCACAGCCCTTTATTTCTGTTGAATTATCTCTCTGTTAAAATTACGTAAGAGAGGGCAGGCTGGGCAAAAGATATATTAAGGAGCTAGTGATCAGAGTtcggggggtggtcaggggacggggaaccGGGGAGTTGCAcaagtgtgggagtcctggggagcctgtcagggggcaggggtgtggataggggtcaggagatGGGGAACATGGGGGGCTGGATAGGTGTGGGGTCCCAGGGCGCCTGTCAGGGAGCGGAGGTGTGGatagggcagtcaggggactgggagcaggagggctggatag
The window above is part of the Chelonoidis abingdonii isolate Lonesome George chromosome 10, CheloAbing_2.0, whole genome shotgun sequence genome. Proteins encoded here:
- the TMEM177 gene encoding transmembrane protein 177 codes for the protein MAVPFLWKAAALVEKHRTGLLAVSCAGLFGANLSYHVFPEQTFKLWYQCWCKGQPAELSEKLHSLFHDVLEDVGVKSVNCYQPFAAFGFHPVSAGIPWLPAGSLVGIPANFNSTAADRQGIVNRVVVINGREVDWESKQGLALKEALMFSPEAQKFAIAREIVYLQSNSPVVYAAVPPACLAGTCLSGVAIKQLLGLYSGPRVFRGIYNITIAAIGLVGYFLAYDAVSHTLDYRSDRRAATISKDYARGGVEFYDKILSRNRTLRMLLGKQGEKIYAPSGNLFPRYWFRLKHAPYTSRRDLIINILRVSQA